tcactcgaagcgattcatgaacattataacctcggtttgcaaattgcattccttattatataaatgttttagttcatggacaaaaaaattttagaaagtaacacacttaagtatgcgtacgggtatgcgtacttaagtaaccggatttgagtttgttttggttttcaaactcagcagaaattcacggacgtgaactttccactagtatgcgtacgggtacgcatacttaggtaaccagattgagttagttttgatttccaaacttagcagaaattcacggtcatGAACTTCCGCCaggtctccatcaaccatttagtacacacacaagtatgcatacatttggttcccggtttttgacttatacactaatgtgcgaacacactatatgcttatatccaaagatggttacatattctaaactctcatttcaatcattgaaacactcttagAGCATGTTATATAGAGATTATTCACACTCCATTTTTCATcgaagcgattttcaagagattgaaataatcaacacgactttcgtcacttgtaaagatgaacttggccaaagagaaagcttaccaacacatatttcaagaaatagataagcgagataaactcagctggaaatagaaaatgtgtataatcgaagttcatatagcaatacgaattttgtctcaagataggagatagagtagatagacttttgagtgatagataagttcaagtctccacgtaccttttagtcgatgaagttccaccagttccttgagtagttcttcgtctttgtatgatgaacgccgtggagtctagagctcaactacactttctatcctagtctgaaacttagctataagtagactagaaatcaagacttatagttttggaaaataaagttgacaaacaagcttgatatagcaacgcttgcgagttcgaccgagcagtgctctaacagctcCATTAATAGGTTGTACACGAATTGTACCTCTTCCAGTAGCTTGAACCATGTTTCCATCACCCATCTTCACGAGAGAATTGATGGATGTATCCATATCAACAAACAAGCTTTTTTCACCAGACATATGAGTTGTGCAACCACTATCTACAAACCAAGCACTTTGACAAGCATAAAACAAAATTTgtttgtcttctttttcttcagttCTACcgtcttggtcttcatcttctttgtatctACAATCTTTCACCGAATGTTCATATTTCTTGCAATTGTGACATTGGGGATTCCCTTTGTTCCAACAATTCTTCTCTAAATGACCATTCTTCTTGCAAAAGTTGCATCTTGGTACTTGAGACGAATCACTCTTTGTGTATTTGTTGGAGTTAGCTCCTCCTTTCTTCCAGATTCCCTTTCCTTTGAAGTTAGATGAAACATCACCCTTGTACTCATTTTTCTTCATTGCTGAATTTTTTGATTCCAAGTTGAGTTTTGATTGAAGTGCACTCTCAATTGATTTTTCGGAGTGTATtaacaacatttgctcatacacCTTCAAGGAAGCCCATAATTCTTGTGACTTTAATGTAGAGGAATCTTTAGTCTCTTCCAAAACCGCCAGAATGGGTTCAAATTTTTCTGGCAAGCATATCAAAATCTTTTCAcaaattcttctttcttccatcttctcACCACACATCATCATATTATTAACAACTTCAACAACTCTAGATGAAAACTCATTTAAACATTCATTCTCATTCATTCTAAGATTCACAAAATCTCTTCTATATGTATGTAATTTTCACTTTCTTACCTTCTTATTGCCTCCATACTCTTGTTGCAGaagatcccaagcttctttaaCTTTATAAGAATGGATTACTCTTGGTAGAATGGTGTCTCCAACTCCTTGTTGGATGTACATGGATGCTTTTGCATTCTTCCTCCTACTCTCCTTAAGTAAATCCCTATGGGGTGGCTCTAGATTTGATGTGTCTTCAATTTCATCATACCCATCTTGAACAATCTCCCGCATTTCTTGAGACATGAACAAGATTTTCATTTTGAttgcccaaaaatcataattttctccATGATAAAGTGGTATTAGAAGGTTGTTGAATGTATTGATTTGAGTAGCTACTACTtgccattgatttgattgaagattgattgaagaaattgggtttttattttctagatcagATTTTAAAAACTTTGGATGTTGCTGATTTTTGAGATTTAATGggtattgattgattttttttcactCACCAAGATCAAATCTAATAGATCTAAGCtcttgataccaattgttggatttttggttggtttagtttgaagattaagattattttgatcaTGAAGAAGTGGGAAACTTctactcactctctttttctttttgattaatcTCTCTCCATAATCATTTCTCTCTCTACACATGGTCAATATAAGACCATAGAGATAAGATGACATGTGGACATCTATTGCCCATACAATTCTAATACTACTAATAttactaattaattaattaatctaatcacATTACTCAACCAGTACATTGTATTAGGATGTTGTTTTATCGAGTTGGAGGGTTTGGAATACCAAAGACACATAAACAGAAGAAAACAGGGAAAGAAGTTTTGGCTAGAAAAATAAGAACAAAGCTGCGTGATTTTCAGGTTATGATTTGACCGAGATTTTACCAGAGATTTCCATGGGTTTGGGTTAGTAGTATCCCGTTACGGTGAAACATGCAAGATACATGTCTTGCAATCGAAGAAAAATGAAtatttcctaaaacaaaatataaagaaattatgaaaattctcgCATATTTATTTCTATGAAACACAAGGAGAGGTTTGGTCGGAATTTGACACGGGAATAAAGTCATATCAACCTTTTTCGATAAGACAAGGAAGAGTACGTGTTTGAGAACTTAAAAAAAGGAACCAAATCTTCTTATATTCGACAATTATCCAAAAAGAGGGAAGAATATGTTATTTACGGAAACAGGGAAGTAAACACGACCTTATTTGACTCAATATGGAAGTTATACGAAGTATTAACCCAGGATTTGTTTGTAAAGGAATAATAGGTGAGCTTGGATGAATCCGAAAACGAGTAGGAGAAAAGAAAGGGAAATATTGTTGTGGCTTGAGGAAGAGGAAAAAGAGAgttattgaaaaagagggggtctaacaacaccacccaataattcgattagcaatctatatgaactaactccaaaatactttgctagagaatcaactagacagtcagactcaatctagataaaagtatctcaaggagttaatatctctctcttgatttgatttttacttcaagctaaaaacaatagtgagtctttatcaaatacaaggaataactcggacggtaccaaagaccaatgtccaaggatcaatcaatatcaatcaacaaccaaaggttggatttccaattgatgatcacgaacgcacaacctgtattatttcaattatataaaatataatgcggaaaagaaataatacagacaccagaaattttgttaacgaggaaaccgcaaatgcagaaaaaccccgggacctagttcagattgaatacacactgtattaagccgctacagacactatccaactccaagctaacttcggactggactatagttgaaccccaatcagtctcccaccgatccaaggtacaattgtactcctacgcctctgatcccagcaggatactacacactttattcccttagctgatctcacccacaaccaagagttgctgcaacccaaaatcacagacttgataataaacagatctgtctcatacaaaaaagtctatcaaaggataaatctgtctcccgcagataaaccctaggttttgttccgtcttaagatataaaatcaaggtgcacaggaactaattgataatccggtcttatattcctgaagaacagactagattaaacaatcacctctctacaatccttcatgactacacaggcggtttgtcgaggaatcacaaatagtgagacgaagatgtttgtgacttctttatcttgcctatcggagaactctcacgatctcaagccaatcaatcgattgtactcgtacgatagaatatgcaagatcagatcacacaactaagataaaagtattatcggtctggcttcacaatcctaatgaagtctttaagtcgttaacttgattttagagatgaaaatcaaaaggtaatggagatcgactatggcgggcgcactagtagcacacagacgtgtggggattagttttgcacaatgctagatgtctcctttatatagccttcaaatcggggttttgccttaggtaaaaagcaatccatattcaccgttagatgaaaacctgatttagattcaagctaatatttctcaaccgttagatcgaaaacttagcttgtcacacacacttgggtagacgtttactgggttcgtgaataccatgcccaaacgtgtacgtgtatgttggttcaacatagtaacccaaaaggttaaccatatgagcatttcatattaaccttgttcttcttcaccataactagttcaattgactcaaatgaactagttgaagagttgttcaattgctatgagatcttacgtaactacacaagacacaattgaaacaaagatgattcgattcgattgaatcggctcatgaacattatatccacggtttgcataaagcattccttagtaattcaattattcatgttcagagcacatctttagatcataacctcttaagttcacaaacaagttcgcggacttaagttaatcggttgagttttccaaactcagcagaaattctcgaaaagagaacttccgccagttcgcggacttagcacacaaacgagttttggaaaatccggcagaaattctcggtcgaaaacttccgacagttcgcggacttggcaagccaattccacaatcctcctgatttctcttgatcaacaaagttcgaaaacttcgattcaaggaatacatggttatgtaatctaaactctcatttcaataattgagacattctcagagaacgctatgtagccgttattcacagaccgattcacgtcagagcaattctcaaagtgattgaaacttttcatgactttcgtcactaggtgaagataaacttgatcaaatcgaaacgctttaccaacacatgatttcgagataaaagataagcaatgaatgctcagctcaaaatgtcaaaagtgtatgatctagtctatatagcatacgacttttgtctcataagaagtaggagataaaagagatagacttttgagtgatagataagttcaagtatccacatacctttttgttgatgaagttccacggttccttgtatagatcttcgtcgttgtatgatgaatctccatgaagtccttgagctcaactacacttttctatcatagtccgagacttatctatgtaggctagaaatcaagactcatagttttgatcaataacattgacaaacatgcttgagataacaacgcatgcgaggtcgagcgagctatgctctaacaatctccccctttgtcaattttagtgacaaaactattaatacatatggaatacaaaaaagataaactttagtggctcctattccatagtctaatcttcaacgttccctgaaatcatcgtccttccaagtactcctatgatcccaaaggttgtaagtttagcatcaccgttgttgaagatccgtagctataacaatgagagaaatcgagattctcaatcattattatacagtgtcatagtattattatgtaatatcaaagtccaattgtatcacgactttaacaataatactacggtgatatgtatcactcccccttagtcaatactccatttcgATCATGGAACCACTCCcgcttacacaatgatccgaaaaccatatgtatttgtagtgatcacggtgaactacattatttatcccccctttttgtcaataaaattggcaaaggtacaagaacgggatcataatgaaatttccacaagagacatttcataaactaaaagaaaaatacataccaacttaatttagatgcaatcataaagccgaagctaaatgcattcatcaaggagttttaagatacaagataacccctataaaatttcacagccgcataccccgcaagatattaccattaagcacaagttcaaaagaactctcccccatttgatgtcattcccgaaagaacaacaagagcgaccttaatttcgaaagaaaagaaggatttttttattagacaccaaaaaccataggaatgattttctatatccaaagctcaaccaaatcaatcacaagtaaacccatgattaattcaattgaaaatgcaactaaatcaaaccacaaaagtgatcaatttaattgaaagtgctcaacataagtaaacttacggatctacgactaaggtaatcatacggagatgactaacttaatcattcacatactcaacataaggaaaaccttacggaatatacgactacattaaccaatagaacatgattagtatagccgttcatatactcaacacaagaatttgtggaatatatgaaaactcaactagattaattacaagagaacttataattaatctaatt
This genomic stretch from Papaver somniferum cultivar HN1 chromosome 5, ASM357369v1, whole genome shotgun sequence harbors:
- the LOC113279432 gene encoding uncharacterized protein LOC113279432; translation: MREIVQDGYDEIEDTSNLEPPHRDLLKESRRKNAKASMYIQQGVGDTILPRVIHSYKVKEAWDLLQQEYGGNKKMEERRICEKILICLPEKFEPILAVLEETKDSSTLKSQELWASLKVYEQMLLIHSEKSIESALQSKLNLESKNSAMKKNEYKGDVSSNFKGKGIWKKGGANSNKYTKSDSSQVPRCNFCKKNGHLEKNCWNKGNPQCHNCKKYEHSVKDCRYKEDEDQDGRTEEKEDKQILFYACQSAWFVDSGCTTHMSGEKSLFVDMDTSINSLVKMGDGNMVQATGRGTIRVQPINGAVVYLEKQQNDHSRDVLFDEGASWNWEEGKIEKSTIIVYDEQENSATNEVGEDEEEGEELSQTPPNARFRASPKASKEPVWIKAMEEEVVVINDNDT